A genomic segment from Salvia splendens isolate huo1 chromosome 13, SspV2, whole genome shotgun sequence encodes:
- the LOC121762570 gene encoding histone-lysine N-methyltransferase ATXR7-like isoform X10 — translation MSSEFNSNGDSAQVSGIHDAAAAFVSGWMYVNQNGQMCGPYIQQQLYEGISSGFLPGELPIYPIVNGNLLNAVPLSYFNQFPDHVATGFVYLNAKESTNDAHGSIPSNSDADESFPLTGDDESSWLFEDGEGKRQGPHSLNELYSWRQYGYMRDSVMVYHTENKFKPLNLASLLNTWRKVRIRAVTTYDDNGEGTGLALNLVSEISDEVCSQLHSGIMKTARKVLLDEIVMSIVSDSLAMKRTQKNPKIVPVIESVKSVSLDGRVLDTHMPKKNEWQPENPAEKDHAIWDEVEVEHTVDSEICYGGDTMKPPPSMKSIGSFENFCAAHTVVSRTLFYSCLEVMWNAICYDPVADYTSSWRRKRRWYDPGYVARQRFHKEFSQPIEKLPADSLVHKQDSSSSEVDCPPGFGPERISADIEAKSPSVSQHSEREESSNKILSSHNTSYDEMGAILEYAMNDLHSSSKLSLEHHFEILVDEEVKKVAFCSSPTWSDDHLGSAQSKKHPLHQTVALSHEVIMENVPKVAFQKLLIHSDDPTNIEVDELCPCLSEEDRVINGPLDISRVQFLNLPVHLENASNVAVSDELQPPKSEELTEHCALSPISQVNASKVDEHTRRTSLQVALMISRLRIYDSVMRTWRPSYSNDFIEKAITVACSLRSHELGNNGSADCMDIEKSYGAGRFSEATLLTGKYVYSRRSKLGCKKSEPFFKALIKGEDRHPKLAPTKSKKSRTHKKVVQAAQVDTIVPNLEKKASKPDTTVPHLEKKGSKPDTTASVRRVKGSARHIRRQASDIVISPLQDLSGKKTENPSLSTKDHYNLEQITSASKVPKSNKLSKLKRKSLNNHSQHSRPGKVQKLANGTPKEAMPKQVDGHQTKRIKTRTLRPCPQSDGCARTSINGWEWRKWASEASPAERAHVRGNHIRSLYISSECNGNHSSSVKGLSARTNRAKLRNLLAAAEGADLLKATQLKARKKRLCFQRSKIHDWGLVALEPIEAEDFVIEYVGELIRRSISDIRERQYEKMGIGSSYLFRLDDGYVVDATKRGGIARFINHSCEPNCYTKVISVEGQKKIFIYSKRHITTGEELTYNYKFPLEEKKIPCNCGSKRCYLFDVKACLTCLIYHCSQGAVAH, via the exons ATGAGTAGCGAATTCAATTCGAATGGTGACAGCGCCCAAGTTTCGGGAATTCACGATGCTGCCGCCGCATTTGTGAGCGGGTGGATGTATGTGAATCAAAACGGGCAGATGTGTGGCCCTTATATTCAGCAACAGTTATACGAGGGTATAAGTTCTGGTTTCTTACCAGGGGAGCTCCCCATTTATCCGATTGTCAATGGGAATCTCCTCAATGCAGTGCCCCTCAGCTACTTTAACCAATTCCCCGACCACGTTGCCACTGGTTTTGTTTACTTGAATGCGAAGGAGTCTACGAATGATGCCCACGGCTCCATCCCGAGCAACAGTGATGCAGATGAAAGCTTTCCTTTG ACAGGAGATGATGAGTCTTCTTGGCTGTTTGAGGATGGTGAGGGTAAAAGACAGGGACCACACTCGCTTAATGAGCTTTATTCCTGGCGTCAGTATGGATATATGCGCGATTCTGTGATG GTGTATCATactgaaaataaatttaaaccCTTGAATTTGGCATCACTGCTGAACACCtggagaaaagttaggattAGAGCTGTCACCACGTATGATGATAATGGTGAAGGAACTGGCTTAGCACTGAACTTGGTGTCTGAGATTTCTGATGAAGTTTGTTCACAGCTTCACTCAGGAATTATGAAAACAGCCCGCAAAGTCTTACTTGATGAGATAGTTATGTCCATAGTTTCTGATTCTCTTGCCATGAAGAGAACTCAGAAGAATCCTAAGATTGTACCAGTCATTGAATCTGTGAAATCTGTTTCTTTAGATGGAAGAGTGTTAGATACTCACATGCCAAAGAAAAATGAGTGGCAGCCTGAAAACCCTGCCGAGAAGGACCATGCCATTTGGGATGAAGTAGAAGTAGAGCATACTGTTGATAGTGAAATATGTTATGGTGGTGACACCATGAAACCTCCTCCTAGCATGAAATCAATTGGAAGTTTCGAAAACTTTTGTGCTGCACATACAGTTGTTAGCAGGACGCTTTTTTATTCTTGCTTGGAAGTCATGTGGAATGCCATCTGTTATGATCCTGTAGCTGACTATACATCTTCTTGGCGAAGGAAAAGGCGCTGGTATGATCCTGGTTATGTTGCTAGACAACGCTTTCACAAAGAATTCTCCCAGCCAATTGAGAAGCTACCAGCTGACTCT CTAGTACACAAACAGGACTCCTCTAGCTCTGAGGTAGATTGCCCTCCAGGTTTTGGACCAGAAAGAATTTCCGCGGATATAGAAGCAAAATCACCATCAGTTTCTCAGCATTCTGAAAGAGAGGAATCGTCTAATAAGATACTGTCAAGCCATAATACTTCTTATGATGAAATGGGAGCCATCTTGGAATACGCAATGAATGATCTTCACTCTTCCTCAAAGTTGTCATTAGAACATCACTTTGAAATACTTGTGGATGAGGAAGTGAAAAAA GTTGCTTTCTGCTCGTCACCTACATGGTCAGATGACCACCTGGGTTCAGCTCAAAGTAAAAAGCATCCATTGCATCAAACTGTTGCTCTCAGTCATGAGGTTATCATGGAAAATGTGCCTAAGGTTGCATTTCAGAAACTGCTTATACATTCAGATGATCCGACTAATATTGAAGTAGATGAATTGTGCCCATGTCTATCTGAAGAAGATAGAGTAATAAATGGTCCACTAGACATTTCCAGGGTGCAATTTCTGAATTTGCCTGTACATCTCGAAAATGCTAGCAATGTAGCAGTTAGTGATGAATTGCAGCCTCCTAAATCTGAGGAATTGACTGAACATTGTGCTTTATCACCAATTTCTCAAGTAAATGCGTCAAAAGTAGACGAGCACACAAGGAGAACCTCTTTGCAGGTAGCACTGATGATAAGCCGGTTGAGAATATATGACTCTGTCATGAGAACATGGAGACCTTCATATTCTAATGATTTCATTGAAAAAGCTATAACAGTGGCATGTTCTTTGAGGAGTCATGAATTAGGAAACAAT GGATCTGCAGATTGCATGGATATAGAAAAATCTTATGGTGCTGGGAGATTCTCTGAAGCAACTTTACTAACCGGAAAATATGTATATTCTCGGAGGAGTAAATTGGGTTGTAAAAAGTCAGAACCATTTTTCAAGGCTCTGATTAAGGGAGAAGATCGTCATCCAAAACTAGCACCGACAAAATCAAAGAAAAGTCGCACACATAAAAAAGTAGTTCAGGCTGCACAAGTTGACACTATTGTTCCCAATTTAGAGAAAAAGGCCTCAAAACCTGACACTACTGTTCCTCATTTAGAGAAAAAGGGCTCAAAACCTGACACTACTGCTAGTGTACGTCGGGTAAAGGGATCAGCCCGTCATATTCGCAGACAGGCGTCCGATATAGTTATTTCTCCGCTTCAAG ATCTTTCAGGCAAGAAGACAGAGAATCCATCCCTTTCTACTAAGGACCACTATAACCTTGAGCAGATTACAAGTGCCTCAAAAGTACCAAAAT CAAATAAGCTCTCAAAACTTAAAAGGAAGAGTCTGAATAATCATTCACAACATTCTCGACCTGGTAAGGTCCAGAAACTAGCAAATGGCACTCCAAAAGAAGCCATGCCTAAACAAGTTGACGGGCACCAGACTAAGAGAATTAAGACTAGGACGCTGAGACCTTGTCCACAGTCTGATGGCTGTGCACGGACATCCATAAATGGGTGGGAATGGCGTAAATGGGCTTCTGAGGCTAGTCCAGCTGAAAGGGCTCATGTAAGAGGAAATCATATCCGTTCTCTCTATATTAGTTCTGAATGTAATGGAAATCATTCATCCAGTGTTAAGGGACTTTCTGCAAGAACAAACAGGGCCAAGTTGCGTAACCTTCTTGCTGCTGCAGAGGGTGCTGATCTTCTTAAAGCAACACAATTGAAG GCGAGGAAGAAACGGTTATGTTTCCAACGAAGTAAGATACATGACTGGGGTCTTGTTGCACTGGAGCCAATTGAGGCAGAGGACTTTGTTATTGAATATGTTGGAGAACTTATTCGCCGTAGT ATATCTGACATACGAGAGCGCCAATATGAAAAGATGGGAATTGGGAGCAGTTATCTTTTCAGATTAGATGACGGATATGTG GTTGATGCCACCAAACGTGGAGGGATTGCTAGATTTATAAACCATTCTTGTGAG CCTAATTGCTATACAAAGGTCATAAGTGTGGAGGGGCAGAAAAAGATCTTTATATACTCAAAGCGTCATATCACTACTGGCGAAGAACTCACATACAATTACAAGTTTCCATTAGAGGAGAAAAAGATACCTTGCAACTGTGGTTCTAAAAG GTGCTACTTATTTGATGTGAAGGCATGTTTGACCTGTTTAATTTATCATTGTTCTCAAG GTGCCGTGGCTCATTGA
- the LOC121762570 gene encoding histone-lysine N-methyltransferase ATXR7-like isoform X11: protein MRDSVMVYHTENKFKPLNLASLLNTWRKVRIRAVTTYDDNGEGTGLALNLVSEISDEVCSQLHSGIMKTARKVLLDEIVMSIVSDSLAMKRTQKNPKIVPVIESVKSVSLDGRVLDTHMPKKNEWQPENPAEKDHAIWDEVEVEHTVDSEICYGGDTMKPPPSMKSIGSFENFCAAHTVVSRTLFYSCLEVMWNAICYDPVADYTSSWRRKRRWYDPGYVARQRFHKEFSQPIEKLPADSLVHKQDSSSSEVDCPPGFGPERISADIEAKSPSVSQHSEREESSNKILSSHNTSYDEMGAILEYAMNDLHSSSKLSLEHHFEILVDEEVKKVIDFPQNGPINDVILLKPCPLSHTYVHVRTYNRLCAHQFFRKKTFSWCFVLFFLDMYVLCNHILICITKSWQVAFCSSPTWSDDHLGSAQSKKHPLHQTVALSHEVIMENVPKVAFQKLLIHSDDPTNIEVDELCPCLSEEDRVINGPLDISRVQFLNLPVHLENASNVAVSDELQPPKSEELTEHCALSPISQVNASKVDEHTRRTSLQVALMISRLRIYDSVMRTWRPSYSNDFIEKAITVACSLRSHELGNNGSADCMDIEKSYGAGRFSEATLLTGKYVYSRRSKLGCKKSEPFFKALIKGEDRHPKLAPTKSKKSRTHKKVVQAAQVDTIVPNLEKKASKPDTTVPHLEKKGSKPDTTASVRRVKGSARHIRRQASDIVISPLQDLSGKKTENPSLSTKDHYNLEQITSASKVPKSNKLSKLKRKSLNNHSQHSRPGKVQKLANGTPKEAMPKQVDGHQTKRIKTRTLRPCPQSDGCARTSINGWEWRKWASEASPAERAHVRGNHIRSLYISSECNGNHSSSVKGLSARTNRAKLRNLLAAAEGADLLKATQLKARKKRLCFQRSKIHDWGLVALEPIEAEDFVIEYVGELIRRSISDIRERQYEKMGIGSSYLFRLDDGYVVDATKRGGIARFINHSCEPNCYTKVISVEGQKKIFIYSKRHITTGEELTYNYKFPLEEKKIPCNCGSKRCYLFDVKACLTCLIYHCSQGAVAH, encoded by the exons ATGCGCGATTCTGTGATG GTGTATCATactgaaaataaatttaaaccCTTGAATTTGGCATCACTGCTGAACACCtggagaaaagttaggattAGAGCTGTCACCACGTATGATGATAATGGTGAAGGAACTGGCTTAGCACTGAACTTGGTGTCTGAGATTTCTGATGAAGTTTGTTCACAGCTTCACTCAGGAATTATGAAAACAGCCCGCAAAGTCTTACTTGATGAGATAGTTATGTCCATAGTTTCTGATTCTCTTGCCATGAAGAGAACTCAGAAGAATCCTAAGATTGTACCAGTCATTGAATCTGTGAAATCTGTTTCTTTAGATGGAAGAGTGTTAGATACTCACATGCCAAAGAAAAATGAGTGGCAGCCTGAAAACCCTGCCGAGAAGGACCATGCCATTTGGGATGAAGTAGAAGTAGAGCATACTGTTGATAGTGAAATATGTTATGGTGGTGACACCATGAAACCTCCTCCTAGCATGAAATCAATTGGAAGTTTCGAAAACTTTTGTGCTGCACATACAGTTGTTAGCAGGACGCTTTTTTATTCTTGCTTGGAAGTCATGTGGAATGCCATCTGTTATGATCCTGTAGCTGACTATACATCTTCTTGGCGAAGGAAAAGGCGCTGGTATGATCCTGGTTATGTTGCTAGACAACGCTTTCACAAAGAATTCTCCCAGCCAATTGAGAAGCTACCAGCTGACTCT CTAGTACACAAACAGGACTCCTCTAGCTCTGAGGTAGATTGCCCTCCAGGTTTTGGACCAGAAAGAATTTCCGCGGATATAGAAGCAAAATCACCATCAGTTTCTCAGCATTCTGAAAGAGAGGAATCGTCTAATAAGATACTGTCAAGCCATAATACTTCTTATGATGAAATGGGAGCCATCTTGGAATACGCAATGAATGATCTTCACTCTTCCTCAAAGTTGTCATTAGAACATCACTTTGAAATACTTGTGGATGAGGAAGTGAAAAAAGTAATTGATTTTCCTCAAAATGGTCCAATTAATGATGTAATTTTATTGAAGCCCTGTCCTCTGAGTCACACATACGTGCATGTGCGCACATACAATCGTCTGTGCGCCCACCAATTCTTTAGAAAAAAAACATTCTCATGGTGCTTTGTTTTGTTCTTTCTTGATATGTATGTACTATGTAATCATATTTTAATCTGTATAACCAAATCCTGGCAGGTTGCTTTCTGCTCGTCACCTACATGGTCAGATGACCACCTGGGTTCAGCTCAAAGTAAAAAGCATCCATTGCATCAAACTGTTGCTCTCAGTCATGAGGTTATCATGGAAAATGTGCCTAAGGTTGCATTTCAGAAACTGCTTATACATTCAGATGATCCGACTAATATTGAAGTAGATGAATTGTGCCCATGTCTATCTGAAGAAGATAGAGTAATAAATGGTCCACTAGACATTTCCAGGGTGCAATTTCTGAATTTGCCTGTACATCTCGAAAATGCTAGCAATGTAGCAGTTAGTGATGAATTGCAGCCTCCTAAATCTGAGGAATTGACTGAACATTGTGCTTTATCACCAATTTCTCAAGTAAATGCGTCAAAAGTAGACGAGCACACAAGGAGAACCTCTTTGCAGGTAGCACTGATGATAAGCCGGTTGAGAATATATGACTCTGTCATGAGAACATGGAGACCTTCATATTCTAATGATTTCATTGAAAAAGCTATAACAGTGGCATGTTCTTTGAGGAGTCATGAATTAGGAAACAAT GGATCTGCAGATTGCATGGATATAGAAAAATCTTATGGTGCTGGGAGATTCTCTGAAGCAACTTTACTAACCGGAAAATATGTATATTCTCGGAGGAGTAAATTGGGTTGTAAAAAGTCAGAACCATTTTTCAAGGCTCTGATTAAGGGAGAAGATCGTCATCCAAAACTAGCACCGACAAAATCAAAGAAAAGTCGCACACATAAAAAAGTAGTTCAGGCTGCACAAGTTGACACTATTGTTCCCAATTTAGAGAAAAAGGCCTCAAAACCTGACACTACTGTTCCTCATTTAGAGAAAAAGGGCTCAAAACCTGACACTACTGCTAGTGTACGTCGGGTAAAGGGATCAGCCCGTCATATTCGCAGACAGGCGTCCGATATAGTTATTTCTCCGCTTCAAG ATCTTTCAGGCAAGAAGACAGAGAATCCATCCCTTTCTACTAAGGACCACTATAACCTTGAGCAGATTACAAGTGCCTCAAAAGTACCAAAAT CAAATAAGCTCTCAAAACTTAAAAGGAAGAGTCTGAATAATCATTCACAACATTCTCGACCTGGTAAGGTCCAGAAACTAGCAAATGGCACTCCAAAAGAAGCCATGCCTAAACAAGTTGACGGGCACCAGACTAAGAGAATTAAGACTAGGACGCTGAGACCTTGTCCACAGTCTGATGGCTGTGCACGGACATCCATAAATGGGTGGGAATGGCGTAAATGGGCTTCTGAGGCTAGTCCAGCTGAAAGGGCTCATGTAAGAGGAAATCATATCCGTTCTCTCTATATTAGTTCTGAATGTAATGGAAATCATTCATCCAGTGTTAAGGGACTTTCTGCAAGAACAAACAGGGCCAAGTTGCGTAACCTTCTTGCTGCTGCAGAGGGTGCTGATCTTCTTAAAGCAACACAATTGAAG GCGAGGAAGAAACGGTTATGTTTCCAACGAAGTAAGATACATGACTGGGGTCTTGTTGCACTGGAGCCAATTGAGGCAGAGGACTTTGTTATTGAATATGTTGGAGAACTTATTCGCCGTAGT ATATCTGACATACGAGAGCGCCAATATGAAAAGATGGGAATTGGGAGCAGTTATCTTTTCAGATTAGATGACGGATATGTG GTTGATGCCACCAAACGTGGAGGGATTGCTAGATTTATAAACCATTCTTGTGAG CCTAATTGCTATACAAAGGTCATAAGTGTGGAGGGGCAGAAAAAGATCTTTATATACTCAAAGCGTCATATCACTACTGGCGAAGAACTCACATACAATTACAAGTTTCCATTAGAGGAGAAAAAGATACCTTGCAACTGTGGTTCTAAAAG GTGCTACTTATTTGATGTGAAGGCATGTTTGACCTGTTTAATTTATCATTGTTCTCAAG GTGCCGTGGCTCATTGA
- the LOC121762570 gene encoding histone-lysine N-methyltransferase ATXR7-like isoform X12, whose protein sequence is MSSEFNSNGDSAQVSGIHDAAAAFVSGWMYVNQNGQMCGPYIQQQLYEGISSGFLPGELPIYPIVNGNLLNAVPLSYFNQFPDHVATGFVYLNAKESTNDAHGSIPSNSDADESFPLTGDDESSWLFEDGEGKRQGPHSLNELYSWRQYGYMRDSVMVYHTENKFKPLNLASLLNTWRKVRIRAVTTYDDNGEGTGLALNLVSEISDEVCSQLHSGIMKTARKVLLDEIVMSIVSDSLAMKRTQKNPKIVPVIESVKSVSLDGRVLDTHMPKKNEWQPENPAEKDHAIWDEVEVEHTVDSEICYGGDTMKPPPSMKSIGSFENFCAAHTVVSRTLFYSCLEVMWNAICYDPVADYTSSWRRKRRWYDPGYVARQRFHKEFSQPIEKLPADSLVHKQDSSSSEVDCPPGFGPERISADIEAKSPSVSQHSEREESSNKILSSHNTSYDEMGAILEYAMNDLHSSSKLSLEHHFEILVDEEVKKVIDFPQNGPINDVILLKPCPLSHTYVHVRTYNRLCAHQFFRKKTFSWCFVLFFLDMYVLCNHILICITKSWQVAFCSSPTWSDDHLGSAQSKKHPLHQTVALSHEVIMENVPKVAFQKLLIHSDDPTNIEVDELCPCLSEEDRVINGPLDISRVQFLNLPVHLENASNVAVSDELQPPKSEELTEHCALSPISQVNASKVDEHTRRTSLQVALMISRLRIYDSVMRTWRPSYSNDFIEKAITVACSLRSHELGNNGSADCMDIEKSYGAGRFSEATLLTGKYVYSRRSKLGCKKSEPFFKALIKGEDRHPKLAPTKSKKSRTHKKVVQAAQVDTIVPNLEKKASKPDTTVPHLEKKGSKPDTTASVRRVKGSARHIRRQASDIVISPLQDLSGKKTENPSLSTKDHYNLEQITSASKVPKSNKLSKLKRKSLNNHSQHSRPGKVQKLANGTPKEAMPKQVDGHQTKRIKTRTLRPCPQSDGCARTSINGWEWRKWASEASPAERAHC, encoded by the exons ATGAGTAGCGAATTCAATTCGAATGGTGACAGCGCCCAAGTTTCGGGAATTCACGATGCTGCCGCCGCATTTGTGAGCGGGTGGATGTATGTGAATCAAAACGGGCAGATGTGTGGCCCTTATATTCAGCAACAGTTATACGAGGGTATAAGTTCTGGTTTCTTACCAGGGGAGCTCCCCATTTATCCGATTGTCAATGGGAATCTCCTCAATGCAGTGCCCCTCAGCTACTTTAACCAATTCCCCGACCACGTTGCCACTGGTTTTGTTTACTTGAATGCGAAGGAGTCTACGAATGATGCCCACGGCTCCATCCCGAGCAACAGTGATGCAGATGAAAGCTTTCCTTTG ACAGGAGATGATGAGTCTTCTTGGCTGTTTGAGGATGGTGAGGGTAAAAGACAGGGACCACACTCGCTTAATGAGCTTTATTCCTGGCGTCAGTATGGATATATGCGCGATTCTGTGATG GTGTATCATactgaaaataaatttaaaccCTTGAATTTGGCATCACTGCTGAACACCtggagaaaagttaggattAGAGCTGTCACCACGTATGATGATAATGGTGAAGGAACTGGCTTAGCACTGAACTTGGTGTCTGAGATTTCTGATGAAGTTTGTTCACAGCTTCACTCAGGAATTATGAAAACAGCCCGCAAAGTCTTACTTGATGAGATAGTTATGTCCATAGTTTCTGATTCTCTTGCCATGAAGAGAACTCAGAAGAATCCTAAGATTGTACCAGTCATTGAATCTGTGAAATCTGTTTCTTTAGATGGAAGAGTGTTAGATACTCACATGCCAAAGAAAAATGAGTGGCAGCCTGAAAACCCTGCCGAGAAGGACCATGCCATTTGGGATGAAGTAGAAGTAGAGCATACTGTTGATAGTGAAATATGTTATGGTGGTGACACCATGAAACCTCCTCCTAGCATGAAATCAATTGGAAGTTTCGAAAACTTTTGTGCTGCACATACAGTTGTTAGCAGGACGCTTTTTTATTCTTGCTTGGAAGTCATGTGGAATGCCATCTGTTATGATCCTGTAGCTGACTATACATCTTCTTGGCGAAGGAAAAGGCGCTGGTATGATCCTGGTTATGTTGCTAGACAACGCTTTCACAAAGAATTCTCCCAGCCAATTGAGAAGCTACCAGCTGACTCT CTAGTACACAAACAGGACTCCTCTAGCTCTGAGGTAGATTGCCCTCCAGGTTTTGGACCAGAAAGAATTTCCGCGGATATAGAAGCAAAATCACCATCAGTTTCTCAGCATTCTGAAAGAGAGGAATCGTCTAATAAGATACTGTCAAGCCATAATACTTCTTATGATGAAATGGGAGCCATCTTGGAATACGCAATGAATGATCTTCACTCTTCCTCAAAGTTGTCATTAGAACATCACTTTGAAATACTTGTGGATGAGGAAGTGAAAAAAGTAATTGATTTTCCTCAAAATGGTCCAATTAATGATGTAATTTTATTGAAGCCCTGTCCTCTGAGTCACACATACGTGCATGTGCGCACATACAATCGTCTGTGCGCCCACCAATTCTTTAGAAAAAAAACATTCTCATGGTGCTTTGTTTTGTTCTTTCTTGATATGTATGTACTATGTAATCATATTTTAATCTGTATAACCAAATCCTGGCAGGTTGCTTTCTGCTCGTCACCTACATGGTCAGATGACCACCTGGGTTCAGCTCAAAGTAAAAAGCATCCATTGCATCAAACTGTTGCTCTCAGTCATGAGGTTATCATGGAAAATGTGCCTAAGGTTGCATTTCAGAAACTGCTTATACATTCAGATGATCCGACTAATATTGAAGTAGATGAATTGTGCCCATGTCTATCTGAAGAAGATAGAGTAATAAATGGTCCACTAGACATTTCCAGGGTGCAATTTCTGAATTTGCCTGTACATCTCGAAAATGCTAGCAATGTAGCAGTTAGTGATGAATTGCAGCCTCCTAAATCTGAGGAATTGACTGAACATTGTGCTTTATCACCAATTTCTCAAGTAAATGCGTCAAAAGTAGACGAGCACACAAGGAGAACCTCTTTGCAGGTAGCACTGATGATAAGCCGGTTGAGAATATATGACTCTGTCATGAGAACATGGAGACCTTCATATTCTAATGATTTCATTGAAAAAGCTATAACAGTGGCATGTTCTTTGAGGAGTCATGAATTAGGAAACAAT GGATCTGCAGATTGCATGGATATAGAAAAATCTTATGGTGCTGGGAGATTCTCTGAAGCAACTTTACTAACCGGAAAATATGTATATTCTCGGAGGAGTAAATTGGGTTGTAAAAAGTCAGAACCATTTTTCAAGGCTCTGATTAAGGGAGAAGATCGTCATCCAAAACTAGCACCGACAAAATCAAAGAAAAGTCGCACACATAAAAAAGTAGTTCAGGCTGCACAAGTTGACACTATTGTTCCCAATTTAGAGAAAAAGGCCTCAAAACCTGACACTACTGTTCCTCATTTAGAGAAAAAGGGCTCAAAACCTGACACTACTGCTAGTGTACGTCGGGTAAAGGGATCAGCCCGTCATATTCGCAGACAGGCGTCCGATATAGTTATTTCTCCGCTTCAAG ATCTTTCAGGCAAGAAGACAGAGAATCCATCCCTTTCTACTAAGGACCACTATAACCTTGAGCAGATTACAAGTGCCTCAAAAGTACCAAAAT CAAATAAGCTCTCAAAACTTAAAAGGAAGAGTCTGAATAATCATTCACAACATTCTCGACCTGGTAAGGTCCAGAAACTAGCAAATGGCACTCCAAAAGAAGCCATGCCTAAACAAGTTGACGGGCACCAGACTAAGAGAATTAAGACTAGGACGCTGAGACCTTGTCCACAGTCTGATGGCTGTGCACGGACATCCATAAATGGGTGGGAATGGCGTAAATGGGCTTCTGAGGCTAGTCCAGCTGAAAGGGCTCAT TGTTAA